The DNA region GACGGCCGAGAAACTCGATCCAGGTCAGGATCGAGGCGTCGTAATCGCGGTGGCGGGACTGGTTCCGGTCGGCGTAGGGCAGCAGCCCGATCCGCTCATAGTAGCGGATGGTGTGGGCCGTCAGTCCCGAACGTCTCGCGAGGTCTCCGATCTTCATGCGCGTCTGCTTCTCATCACGATGCACAGGACGCTACGGGTTCGAGCGCGCTCTAAGTCAAGAGCGATTCCGTCACCATGACCGCCGAGACTTTACAGGCCGAGATAGGCCTGCTTCACCGCGGGATCGGCCAGCAGCTCCTCGCCCGTGCCGGCCAGAACGACGCGCCCGTTCTCCAGCACATAGGCGCGCTGCGCCAGCTTCAGCGAGGCGGCGACGTTCTGCTCCACCAGGATGATGGTCATGCCCTCGGCGGCGAGCGCGCGGATGGTGCGGAACAGCTCCTGCACCATGGTCGGGGAGAGGCCGAGCGACGGCTCGTCGAACATGATCAGGTCGGGCTTGCCCATCAGGCAGCGCCCGATGGCCAGCATCTGCTGCTCGCCGCCCGACAGGGTGCCGGCGGCCTGCTCCAGCCGTTCCTGCAGGCGGGGGAAGAGGGTCAGCACCCGCTCGAACGTCTCCTTCGCCCCGGCGCGGGCGCGCGGGATGACGGCGCCCATCTCCAGATTCTCGCGGATGCTGAGCGTCGGGAAGATCTGCCGCCCCTCGGCCACCTGCCCGATCCCGAGGTCGCAGACGACATGGCTCGGCAGGCCGGCGATGTCCTTGCCACGGAAGCGGATGGTGCCGCGGGCCGGCTTCAGGATGCCGGAGATGGTGCGGATCAGCGAGGTCTTGCCCGCCCCGTTGGCGCCGACGATGGCCGTCGTCGTGCCCTCCGCCACCGCGATGGACACGCCGTCGAGCGCCTGGGCGTCGCCGTAGAAGAGGTCGAGGTCGGATACGGTCAGCATGCGGGGTCTTGCGTCGTGGCGGCCATCATGGAGAGGGCCGCCACCTTAGCGCAGGCGCCGCCGGAACCGAACGGCTTTTGCTTCAGCCCGCCCTTACTTCAGGAAGAACAGGACGCTCATCGCCAAGCCCACGGCGATGATGCCCGCGCGCAGGATGCGCGACGGGATCTTCCGTCCGACCCGCGCCCCGACATAGCCGCCGGCCACCGCCGCCACGGTCATCAGCGCGGCGTAGGACCACTCCACCGCCCCGCCGACCGCGTAGGCGGCGACGGCGATGGCGGTCAGCACGGCGGAGAACAGGTTCTTCAGCGCGTTCATGGCGTTCAGGTTGGTCATCCCGAACAGGCTCAGCTGCGCCAGCAGCAGGATGCCGAGGCCGCCGTTGAAATAGCCGCCATAGACCGACACCGCGAACAGCGTGGCGAGCATCGCCCCCGTCCCGTGCAGCCCCACCGCCCGCAGCCGGGCCGCCAGCACGCCGCCGAAGGCGAACAGCGCGGTGGCGACCAGCAGCAGCCAGGGCACGATGCTGCGGAACACCGAATCCGGGGTCACCAGCAGCAGCGCCGCCCCGATCAGCCCGCCGGTCAGGCTGACCACCGACAGCGTGACCAGCCCGACCCCGCCCACCGGCTCCAGGTCGTGGCGGTATCCGTAGACGCCGCTGGCGTAGCCGGGCAGCAGCGCCACCGTGCCGGTGGCGTTCGCCGCCACGGGTGGAACCCCGGCGTAGATCAGCGCGGGAAGAGTGAGAAAGCTGCCGCCGCCGGCGACCGCGTTCATCGCCCCGGCCAGAAAGGCCGCGGCGAGCAGGAGCAGGGATGTCGTCACCATCGTTCGGGTCGTTGTCGTTTCTTGTTGTTTTTAAGTCCCTCTCCCGCCCCGGGAGAGGGTGGCGCTGAAGGCGCCGGGTGAGGGTCGCACGAGGATCGATGCCTTATTCTTGGCCGCGCCCTCACCCTCCCGCCGCTGTGCGGCGGGTCCCTCCCTCTCCCGGGACGGGAGAGGGGGTTGGGAAGCCTACCCCCTCCCCCTCAGCTCACGCCGGATGATCTTGCCCGTGGTCGTCATCGGCAGGCTGTCCACGAACTCCACGGCGCGCGGGTATTCATGGGCGGCGAGGCGGGTCTTCACATGGGCCTGGATTTCCGCCGCCAGTTCGTCGCTGGGGCGCACGCCGTCCTGGAGGACGATGAAGGCCTTCACGATCTCGGTGCGCAGGGGGTCGGGCACGCCGACCACGGCGGCCATGCGGACGGCGGGGTGGCCGATCAGGCAATCCTCGATCTCGCCGGGGCCGATCCGGTAGCCCGCCGACGTGATGACGTCGTCGTCCCGTCCGACGAAGCGGATGTAGCCGTCCGCGTCCAGCTCGCCCTGGTCGCCGGTGACCAGCCACTCGCCGACAAACTTCGCGGCCGTGGCCTCCGGGTTGTTCCAGTATTGCAGGAACATCACCGGGTCCGGGCGGTGCACGGCGATCAGGCCGATCTCACCGGGCGGAAGGCGCTTGCCTTGCCCGTCGATCACCGCCACGTCGTGGCCGGGCGCCGGGCGGCCCATGACGCCGGGCTTCGGCGGCATGACCTTGGCGCAGGAGGACACGATCATGTTGCACTCGGTCTGGCCGTAGAACTCGTTGATGGTCAGCCCGAAGGTCTGGCGGCCCCAGTCGAGAAGTTCCGCCCCCAGCGTCTCGCCGCCGCTGGCGACGGAGCGCATGCTGTAGGCCCAGCGCGTCTGCGGGTCCTTCACCGCGCGCATCATCTTCAGCGCGGTCGGCGGCAGGAAGGCGTTGCGCACCTGGAAATCGGCGATCAGGCGGAAGGCCTCCTCCGCGTCGAACTTCTCGAAGCGGTGGGAGACTACGGTCACGCCATGGTGCCAGGCGGGCATCAGCACGTCCAGCAGGCCGCCGATCCACGCCCAGTCCGCCGGGGTCCAGATGCGGTCGCCCGGCTGGGGGAACAGGTCGTGGGAAATCTCCACCCCCGGCAGATGGCCGAGCAGCACACGGTGCGCGTGCAGCGCCCCCTTCGGCTGGCCGGTGGTGCCGGAGGTGTAGATGATCACCGCCGGGTCGTCGGCCGCCGTGTCCACCGGCGTGAAGTCCTCCGACGCGGCCTCGACCAGCGCGTGCCAATCCAGCTCGCCCTCCCCGGCCTCGTCGATGCGCAGGACGAGTTTCAGCTCGGGCAGGCGGTCGCGGATCTCGGCGATCTTGGCCGCACCCACGGCGTCGGTCACCACTGCCCGCGCCCCGCAATTCCCGAGGCGGTATTCCAGCGCCTCCACCCCGAACAGCGAGAAGAGGGGAACGGCGACGCCGCCCATCTTGTAGACGGCGACGTGGCTGACCGCGGTCTCCGGCGCCTGGGGCAGCAGGATGCCCACCCGGTCGCCGCGCGCCACCCCATGGGCGGCCAGCGCGTTGGCAAGGCGGTTCGACAGGCGGCGGATGTCGGCGAAGCTGTAGGTTTCCACCGCGCCGTCCCGGCGCTTGTGGATCAGGGCGGTGCGGTCCGGGTCGCGCTCCGCCCACTTGTCGCAGACGTCCACGCCGATGTTGTAACGCTCCGGCACCGACCAGACGAAACGGTCGCGCAGGCCCTCGTAGCTGTCCGCTTCCGGCAGCATGCTTTTCCTCCCGACAGGTTCTTGCCGGCCGCTTGGACGCGGCCATTTGGTTTCATCATAGGGGCAACGGCGGCGTTCCGTCACGCGAACGGAATAGTTTGCGGGGCTGCCATGTTTACGGGGGCAGGTTCCGTTCCGTGGGGTTCGAGATGAAGGCCAAGGGGATTGTTGTGGTTGTGTTGTCCGTGGGCCTGCTGGCCGGCTGCGCCAGCCCCTATGGCTATGGGTATGGCGGCGGGTATGGTGGCGGCGGGTACGGAGCCAATTACGGCGGCGGCTACGCTCCCGGCTATGGCAACAAGGCGACGGCGGGAACGCTGCTCGGCGGCGTGGCCGGCGGCCTCGCCGGGTCGCGCTTCGGCGGCGGCACGGGCAAGCTGGTGGCGGTCGGCGTCGGCACGCTGCTCGGCGCCGCGCTCGGCAACGCCGCCGGCCAGTCGATGGACCGCGCCGACCTGATGTACGCGCAGCAGGCCGCGGGGCAGGCCTACATGGCGCCGACCGGCGCCACCGTGCAGTGGAACAACCCGCAGACCGGCAACTGGGGCACCTACACCCCCACCCGCGACGGCACCGGCCCCTATGGCGAGCCGTGCCGGGAGTTCCAGACCAGCATCGTGGTCGGCGGGCAGCTTCAGCAGGGCTACGGCACCGCCTGCCGCCAGTCGGACGGAAGCTGGCGCATGGTGAGCTGACGCACCCCACGCACGCCCTTCAACCAGGCGGGGAAATGCTCTAGACAGACGGGCATGGCGACGATCAAGGACGTGCTGGCCGCGGCGCTGGCCCACCATCAGGCCGGCCGGCTGGCGCAGGCCGCCGCCGGCTATCAGTCCGTCCTCGACACCCTGCCCGACCATCCCGACGCCCTGCATCTGCTGGGCGTCGTCTATCTCCAGGCCGGGCACCCGGCGGAGGCCGAGCCGCGCATCCGCGCCGCCCTCCGCGCCGACGCCACCGTCGCCGATTACCACGACAACCTCGGCAGCGCGTTGCGCGCCCTGGACCGGGCGGCGGAGGCGGCCGACGCCCACCGCGCGGCGATCCGCCTGCGCCCGGCCTTCGCGCAGGCCCATTACAACCTCGGCAACGCGCTGGACCGGCTGGGCCGGCTGGAGGAGGCAGCGGACGCCTACCGGCAGGCCGCCGCGCTGCGCCCCGGCTACGCGCGGGCGCGCTTCAACCTCGGCAACACGCTGACGGCGCTCGGGCGGCTGGCCGAGGCGGACGACGCCTTCCGCGCCGCACTGGCCGACGATCCCGGATTCGGGGAAGCGCACGCCAACCGGGCCTCGCTGATGTTGCAACGCGGCCGGGCGGCGGACGCGCAGGGAGCCTTGCGCCGCGCGCTGGCGCTGCGCCCCGACCACGCCACGGCGCTCGCCAACCTGTCGGCCGCCTTGATCGCCCTCGACGCCCCCATGGACGCCGAGCGGGCGGCCCGCCGCGCCGAACGCGTGCGCCCGGACTTCGCAGAGGCCGCGCTGCGCCGGGGCGACGCGCTGCAAAAGCGCAACCGTCTGGCCGAGGCCGCCCGCGCCTACGCCCGGGCCGCCGCCCTGTGCCCCGATCTGGCGGAGGCCTATGCGAACCTCGCGCTGGTCCGCCAGACGCAAGGCGACCTGGATGCCGCTGAGGCCGGCTACCGCCGCGCGCTGACGCTGCGGCCCGATCTGGCCGAGGTGCGCTCCAACCTCGCCTATTTGGAGCTGTTCCGGCCCGGCGTCACGCTGGCCCGCGTGCTGGAGGCGCACCGGGGTTGGAACGCCCTGCACGGCGCGCCGTTGCGCGCCGAATGGGCGCCCCGCGCCCCGGCGGTGCGGGACGGCACCCGCCCGCTGCGCGTCGGCATCCTGTCCGGTGACTTCCGCCGCCACCCGGCGGGGCAGTTCGCCGTGCGGGCGGTGGAGGCGCTGCCGGACTTCGGCGTCGAACTGACCCTCTACGCCAACCAGTTGGAAGCGGACGACCTGACCGACCGCTTCCGCGCCGCAGCGGCGCGCTGGGTGCCGGTCGCCGACCGGACCGACGCTGAACTTGCAACATCGATCCGCGACGACCGGCTGGACGTGCTGATCGACCTCGCCGGGCACAACGCCCGTGGGCGGCTGGGCGTCTTCGCGCGCAAGCCGGCGCCGGTCCAGGTGGCGTGGTCGGGCTACATGGCGACCACCGGGCTCGCCGCCATGGACGCGCTGGTCGCCGACGCCCACCATGTGCCGGAGGGGGCGGAGCGCTTCTACAGCGAGCGCATCCTGCGCATGCCCGACGCCTTCATCGCCTACGACCCGCCGCCGGACGCGCCGGAGCCCGGACCGCCGCCCTGCCTGACCGGCCAGCCCGTCACCTTCGGCGTCTTCAACATCCTGACCAAGCTGACCGACGAGGTGCTGTCCACCTGGGCCGCCCTGCTCGCCCACGTGCCCGAGTCGCGCCTGCTGCTGAAGACCAAGGCGCTGTCCTGCCCGGAAACCGCCGCCCAGTGGCGCGGACGGCTGGCCGCGGCGGGCATCGCGCCGGAGCGGCTGATCCTGGCCGGGGCGACCCCCAGCCGGGAGCATATGGGCTGGTGCGCCCGCGTCGACGTGGCGCTCGACCCCTTCCCCTTCGCCGGCAGCACGACGACTCTGGAGACCCTGTGGATGGGCGTGCCGGTCGTCACCCTGCCCGGCGAGACCTTTTCCAGCCGCCATTCCCTGGCGTTCCTGAGCGTGACGGGGGTGGAGGGCTGCATCGCCCGCGACCCGGCGGACTATGTGAGCCTCGCCGCCGGCTGGGCCGCCGCCCCGGCGCGGCTGGCGGAGCTGCGCCGGACCCTGCGCCCGCGCATGGCGGCCGGACCGCTGTGCGACGGGCGGCGCTTGGCCGAGGCGCTGGCGGCGTCTCTGCGCGATGTGGCGAAAGACGCCTAGCCTTTCCGGATAGGACACCCCAAACCCCTAAATTGGGGGTTGTTTGGTCACTGAATTTTCGTCACATGTTGTATATCAGATTCATCAAGGGTCGTGACGCCCAGGGGGTCCTGGATGCTGAACCTTTTGGCTGTTCGCACGGCCATCGAGGACGTGGAGCAAGCCATCGCCGCGACACTGGCGCCGGAGACGCTGGCCGCCAAGACGGTCGCCACCAACCGGCGGGCGCTGGCGCGTCTCTACACCGCCTATGCCCAGGGGCTTCTCAAGCGGCACGGCATCTCCGTGGATCTGGACGACATCTGCGGGCAATGCTGCCGCGACTGCCCGGACGGACGCTGCGCCCGCCTTCCCTCCTGAGTCACTTTTCGCCGATGAAGCGGACCCAGGGGAAATCCAGAATGTCGAACCAGCGCACCCGCAGCCCCTGCCGCTCCAGCGCGTCGAGCACCGCGAAGGGCGCCGCCTGGTCCAGCATCCAGAACCCGCGCCCCTCCCGCAGATAGGCCCCGATGTAGGCTGCGGTCGAAGCGAGGAAGGCGCGTCCCAACGGAGTCGGCTGGAACCCGGCGAAGCAGACGGTGATCTCCCGCGTCGGGCCGCGCCAGCGGGCGTCGCGCAGCAGCCCGACGTCGGCCCCCTCCAGCAGCGCCGCCACCGCGCCCGGGTCCCCGTCCAGCGTGCAATCGGCGTCCAGATGCAGCAGGGGCCGCCCCCAGCGCGTCATGAGCTGGTGCCAGCGCAGGAACCGGATGCAGGCGTAGTAGGTGGTGCGCCGATGGTCGTCCCACCCGGTGAAGTCCACCCGTTCCCGGCTGCAGCTTAAAGGCAGACGCTCCCGCCGCCGGGCGAGGTCGGCCAGGGTCTCCGGCGAGGGGTTCACGACATGGACGTGGACCGCCACGCCGCCGCCCGCCGCCTCCACCGAATCGAGCAGGGCCGTGGCGAAGCGCCGGTAATAGCCGTCGTCGCAGGACACCGCCAGCAGCGGCCCGTTCCGCGTGGGCGGTTCAGCCAGCAGTTCCAGCGGCGGGAAGGCGCCGAGCAGCGAGTCGGCGTCGGGAAGCCTGTCCAGCCCCCGCCGTCCGGCCCGCACCATCGACCACAGGCGCAGTTCGAAATCCGCTTCAACCTCGGCCGCCGTGAAGCGCCGGGAGACGCGCCGCATGAAGCGGGCGGCGAGGTCCGTCCGTCCGCACCGGTAGAAGCGGTAGGCGACCACGGCCGCCGCCCGCGTGTCGCGCGGGTTGCGGCGCAGAACCGTCAGGGCGGTCCGGGCGGCGCGGTCGAGCAGGCTTTCCGTCGCCTGCCCGGCCTGGACGAGCGCCAGCGCCGCCCCGATCAACGCATCCGCCGCCGCACCGTGTTGCGGATCGGCGGCCAGGGCGCGGGCCAGGGCACGCCCCGCGCGCTCCACCAAATCCGGATCGAGACGCCGGGCGTGCGACAGCGGGCGGTCCAGCCCGGCCTCGGCGAGCGCGCTCACCGCGGCGTTGTGGAGCGCGTCGGGATGGGCAGGCGCCAGGGCCACCGCCTGCCGGCGCAGCCGCGCCGCGTCCTCCGCCCGGCCCAGCGCCGCCAGGGCGTTGGCGCGGTTGACGCGCGCCTCGGCGAAGTCGGGCCGCCGGGCCAGCGCCTGGGCGAAGGCCGCCGCGGCACCCGCCGCGTCGCCGTGCTCCAGCCGCAGCCCACCCAGCGTGAAGGCGGTCTGGACATCCGCAGGGTCGAGCGCCGCCGTGCGGGCGTAGGCGCGCTCCGCCGCGTCGGACTGCCCCGCCGCGCGCAGGGTCCGCGCCAGATTGCCGAGGAAATCCGCGTCACTGGGCAGCAGCGCCACGGCACGGCGCAGCAGCGGCAGGGCCGCTCCCGGCCGGCCGCTCTGGCTTTCCAGGACGCCCAGCAGGTGAAGCGCGTCGGGATGGCCCGGCTGGCTGCGCAGGATGCTATGATAGAGGGGCCGGGCCGCGTCCAGCCGGCCCGCCTGATGGTGGCCGACCGCGGCGGCCAGGGCATCCCGAAGTGTCACCATGCCGCCTGTCTACACGCGCCGCCGGGCCGGAGTCCATGCGGCGCAGCGGTCGGGGGCGCCGCCTGTTGCGAAGGAGAGACCATGGCCGACCGGCCGCTCGTCAGCGTCATCACGCCAAGCTGGGGACGGGAGGATGTCCTGCCGCTGTGCCACGCGCGCGTGCTGTCGCAGACCGTCCCCGACATCGAATGGCTGGTGTTCGACGACAGCCCGCGCCCGTCCGCCTATCTCCAGCCGCTCGCCGGGCCGCGGCTGAAGTATTTCTATGCACCGCGCCGCTACGCCATCGGGGAGAAGCGCAACATCCTGGCCGAGCACGCGCGCGGCGAGATCATCGTCCATTTCGACGACGACGACTTCTACGCCCCCCACTATGTGGAGCGGCTGCTCGGCTGGCTGGAGGCGGGCCACGATGCGGTGACCCTGTCCGGCTGGTTCCTGCACAGCATGGTGCACGGGACCTTCGGCTATTGGGACACGGCGCGCGGCGGCTCCCACCATCGCTGGGGCCGGACGACGCGCGCCTATGTCGAGGCGCCGGACGCGCCGCCGTCCGACGACAATCTGCTGGGCTATGGCTTCTCCTACGCCTACCGGCGGTCGGTGTGGGAGGCGGTGCGCTTCCCGCCGGTCAACGCCTGTGAGGACGCCCCGTTCATGAAGAGCGCGCGGGAACGCTTCCGCGTCGCTGCCTTTCCGGACGCCGAGGGGCTGTGCCTGCACACCCTGCACGCTCGCAGCACCAGCCTGTGCCTGCCCCAATACGAGCTGCCGCCCCTGCTGCTGGAGCGCCTGTTCGGACCGGACATCGCGGCGTACACCGGGGGTGGCGGGGGTCAGACCTGAACGTCGAGATACATGCCGCGGCGGTAATTGCGCGGCAGCGTCAGGATGCCGTTCACCAGAAGGCTCGCCAGTTCGCGGACGCTGGGGATGCGCTGGCGCCCGCCGCCGACCTGCTCCGCCCGGTTGCGGACGCCGACCGCGCCCGGCGACGCGACGCGCCCGCCGCCGACCTCGGAGCGGATCGGTTCGTTGGAGCGGTCACCGGTGCGTCGTGTTTCAACCATGCTGAATGTCTACAGCAAATTCCGTCCCATCGGCAAGGCGGAGCCGGCGCGGTCCATCCGTTGTCGCGCATGGGAGACGCCAAAGCACGGCGGCATTGATAGCCCTCTCCCGCCCCGGGAGAGGGAAGGGACCCGTGCGAAGCGTGGGGAGGGTGAGGGTGCCGCCAAGGAGCGGCGGTTTGATCCTCGCACGACCCTCACCCGGCCGCTTTGCGGCCACCCTCTCCCGGGACGGGAGAGGGAACTGACCTCAACCGGCCCCCTCGCTTGACAAACTGTTATATCAGCGGTAACCGATACGTCTCTAAACCTTACGGTTTGGATGGGAATAGGTGGTTCGGGGCGTCGGAGGGAAGTCCATAACAATAAGCGCCCCGATCCGCCTTTTCCCCTTCACCGCAGCCAGGCGGTCAGCGCCGTCAACGCGCTCAGCACCAGCACATAAAGCGCCAGGTCGAACAGCGGCGGGTGCCAGACCCAGCCGTAGAACCCCGCCGCGCGCAAGCCGCGCCGCAGCAGGCCCGACACGAACCAGGCCACAATGGCCAGGATCAGCAGCGGGGGGATGAACAGCCCGTAGATGTCGATTTCGCCGATCATGCGGTCACCGGTTCGCGGAGCGATTCGCTGGAGGGGTCGGGGGCGGCGAAGGTCAGGTGCGGGAACAGCGCGCGGCGCAGCCCGGCCAGCGCAATCACCGCGCGGTCACGCTCCGCCGACCGCGGCTCGGCGGACAGGTTGGACAAAGCGGCGTCCATCATCGGCAGGACCTCCGCCGGGGGCGTACCGAGGCGGCGGCTGGACAGGCCGCGGAAATGCTGCCCCA from Azospirillum brasilense includes:
- a CDS encoding tetratricopeptide repeat protein, whose protein sequence is MATIKDVLAAALAHHQAGRLAQAAAGYQSVLDTLPDHPDALHLLGVVYLQAGHPAEAEPRIRAALRADATVADYHDNLGSALRALDRAAEAADAHRAAIRLRPAFAQAHYNLGNALDRLGRLEEAADAYRQAAALRPGYARARFNLGNTLTALGRLAEADDAFRAALADDPGFGEAHANRASLMLQRGRAADAQGALRRALALRPDHATALANLSAALIALDAPMDAERAARRAERVRPDFAEAALRRGDALQKRNRLAEAARAYARAAALCPDLAEAYANLALVRQTQGDLDAAEAGYRRALTLRPDLAEVRSNLAYLELFRPGVTLARVLEAHRGWNALHGAPLRAEWAPRAPAVRDGTRPLRVGILSGDFRRHPAGQFAVRAVEALPDFGVELTLYANQLEADDLTDRFRAAAARWVPVADRTDAELATSIRDDRLDVLIDLAGHNARGRLGVFARKPAPVQVAWSGYMATTGLAAMDALVADAHHVPEGAERFYSERILRMPDAFIAYDPPPDAPEPGPPPCLTGQPVTFGVFNILTKLTDEVLSTWAALLAHVPESRLLLKTKALSCPETAAQWRGRLAAAGIAPERLILAGATPSREHMGWCARVDVALDPFPFAGSTTTLETLWMGVPVVTLPGETFSSRHSLAFLSVTGVEGCIARDPADYVSLAAGWAAAPARLAELRRTLRPRMAAGPLCDGRRLAEALAASLRDVAKDA
- a CDS encoding ABC transporter ATP-binding protein is translated as MLTVSDLDLFYGDAQALDGVSIAVAEGTTTAIVGANGAGKTSLIRTISGILKPARGTIRFRGKDIAGLPSHVVCDLGIGQVAEGRQIFPTLSIRENLEMGAVIPRARAGAKETFERVLTLFPRLQERLEQAAGTLSGGEQQMLAIGRCLMGKPDLIMFDEPSLGLSPTMVQELFRTIRALAAEGMTIILVEQNVAASLKLAQRAYVLENGRVVLAGTGEELLADPAVKQAYLGL
- a CDS encoding RT0821/Lpp0805 family surface protein, giving the protein MKAKGIVVVVLSVGLLAGCASPYGYGYGGGYGGGGYGANYGGGYAPGYGNKATAGTLLGGVAGGLAGSRFGGGTGKLVAVGVGTLLGAALGNAAGQSMDRADLMYAQQAAGQAYMAPTGATVQWNNPQTGNWGTYTPTRDGTGPYGEPCREFQTSIVVGGQLQQGYGTACRQSDGSWRMVS
- a CDS encoding sulfite exporter TauE/SafE family protein; protein product: MVTTSLLLLAAAFLAGAMNAVAGGGSFLTLPALIYAGVPPVAANATGTVALLPGYASGVYGYRHDLEPVGGVGLVTLSVVSLTGGLIGAALLLVTPDSVFRSIVPWLLLVATALFAFGGVLAARLRAVGLHGTGAMLATLFAVSVYGGYFNGGLGILLLAQLSLFGMTNLNAMNALKNLFSAVLTAIAVAAYAVGGAVEWSYAALMTVAAVAGGYVGARVGRKIPSRILRAGIIAVGLAMSVLFFLK
- a CDS encoding glycosyltransferase family 2 protein → MADRPLVSVITPSWGREDVLPLCHARVLSQTVPDIEWLVFDDSPRPSAYLQPLAGPRLKYFYAPRRYAIGEKRNILAEHARGEIIVHFDDDDFYAPHYVERLLGWLEAGHDAVTLSGWFLHSMVHGTFGYWDTARGGSHHRWGRTTRAYVEAPDAPPSDDNLLGYGFSYAYRRSVWEAVRFPPVNACEDAPFMKSARERFRVAAFPDAEGLCLHTLHARSTSLCLPQYELPPLLLERLFGPDIAAYTGGGGGQT
- a CDS encoding tetratricopeptide repeat protein, producing the protein MVTLRDALAAAVGHHQAGRLDAARPLYHSILRSQPGHPDALHLLGVLESQSGRPGAALPLLRRAVALLPSDADFLGNLARTLRAAGQSDAAERAYARTAALDPADVQTAFTLGGLRLEHGDAAGAAAAFAQALARRPDFAEARVNRANALAALGRAEDAARLRRQAVALAPAHPDALHNAAVSALAEAGLDRPLSHARRLDPDLVERAGRALARALAADPQHGAAADALIGAALALVQAGQATESLLDRAARTALTVLRRNPRDTRAAAVVAYRFYRCGRTDLAARFMRRVSRRFTAAEVEADFELRLWSMVRAGRRGLDRLPDADSLLGAFPPLELLAEPPTRNGPLLAVSCDDGYYRRFATALLDSVEAAGGGVAVHVHVVNPSPETLADLARRRERLPLSCSRERVDFTGWDDHRRTTYYACIRFLRWHQLMTRWGRPLLHLDADCTLDGDPGAVAALLEGADVGLLRDARWRGPTREITVCFAGFQPTPLGRAFLASTAAYIGAYLREGRGFWMLDQAAPFAVLDALERQGLRVRWFDILDFPWVRFIGEK
- a CDS encoding acyl-CoA synthetase is translated as MLPEADSYEGLRDRFVWSVPERYNIGVDVCDKWAERDPDRTALIHKRRDGAVETYSFADIRRLSNRLANALAAHGVARGDRVGILLPQAPETAVSHVAVYKMGGVAVPLFSLFGVEALEYRLGNCGARAVVTDAVGAAKIAEIRDRLPELKLVLRIDEAGEGELDWHALVEAASEDFTPVDTAADDPAVIIYTSGTTGQPKGALHAHRVLLGHLPGVEISHDLFPQPGDRIWTPADWAWIGGLLDVLMPAWHHGVTVVSHRFEKFDAEEAFRLIADFQVRNAFLPPTALKMMRAVKDPQTRWAYSMRSVASGGETLGAELLDWGRQTFGLTINEFYGQTECNMIVSSCAKVMPPKPGVMGRPAPGHDVAVIDGQGKRLPPGEIGLIAVHRPDPVMFLQYWNNPEATAAKFVGEWLVTGDQGELDADGYIRFVGRDDDVITSAGYRIGPGEIEDCLIGHPAVRMAAVVGVPDPLRTEIVKAFIVLQDGVRPSDELAAEIQAHVKTRLAAHEYPRAVEFVDSLPMTTTGKIIRRELRGRG
- a CDS encoding DUF1656 domain-containing protein, translating into MIGEIDIYGLFIPPLLILAIVAWFVSGLLRRGLRAAGFYGWVWHPPLFDLALYVLVLSALTALTAWLR